GGTCGGCAAGAGCAGTGTCGGCAAGCTGCTCGCCGTACGGTCCGGCCGCACGCTCATTTCCACCGATGCCGAAGTCGTGCGGCGAGCCGGTCAGTCCATTCCGGACATTGTCAAGCAGCACGGCTGGGATCATTTTCGTGACCTCGAATCGGAGGTCTGCCGCGAACTCGCCGGCAGGGATCAGCTCATCATCGACACGGGCGGCGGGGCGATCTTGCGACAGGAGAATACTGACCGCTTCAAATCCAACGGCATGCTCTTCTGGCTGACGGCCGAGGTCGCCACCATCGTCCGCCGCATCGGCGGGGATACACAGCGGCCATCGCTCACTGGCACCAAGTCCTTCGTAGAGGAAATCGAGGACGTCCTCCGTGAACGGACACCCAAGTACAAGGCCGCCTCCGATCAGACCATCGCCACCGACCACAAGAGCGTCGCGGAAATCGCGG
The Nitrospira sp. DNA segment above includes these coding regions:
- a CDS encoding shikimate kinase: MNIVLIGYRGVGKSSVGKLLAVRSGRTLISTDAEVVRRAGQSIPDIVKQHGWDHFRDLESEVCRELAGRDQLIIDTGGGAILRQENTDRFKSNGMLFWLTAEVATIVRRIGGDTQRPSLTGTKSFVEEIEDVLRERTPKYKAASDQTIATDHKSVAEIADVIMQTISQTRC